Proteins from a genomic interval of Lysobacter stagni:
- a CDS encoding ArnT family glycosyltransferase — protein sequence MHVRRKSLLLSLLLAFLTAAILAPGLSGGFLLDDFPNIVTNTRVHAQSLNWDSLVKAASAYQAGSYGRPLATISFAIDYSIGGKDPWVFKLSSLLVHVINALLVFWLVRRLFSLDSDGKQRGIAAAFAVSLIWAIHPIQVSSALYVVQRMETLSLTFVLLALLAYLRGRVLQQSGDRRGWLWLGGSALLAGVGMLGKETAALFPLYTLALELTVLGFRAGNPLTTRTLKWAYALGLGAALLVFVFAVLPPYLAPHAFDGRDFTLYERLLTQCRVLCLYLGQILLPLPSSLTFYYDNYAKSTGWLSPPTTLLCALLLVALLAGAWRLRRTMPYLALGILWFFAGHALTSNVFNLELVFEHRNYFALLGVLLALAELVRLVPSPDGPTLKRTAVAAVVVGFGFLALLRASTWGNQLHLAMDLVAKNPASTRASSDLATLYIALSGSDPNSPFFDMGRQEFERGSRLPNASPLPEQGLILMAATTGQPVDPAWWDRIIHKVRTRPVGTQEIMAVAGLMQQRYRGIELDDRRLSELYGTLLDRAPMPASMYAQYGDFALKYLKDEALADRMFVAAIERNPKDDAYAQQVLGTLVEDGHVRQAKAVMERAHAIGLIQNKGG from the coding sequence ATGCACGTTCGTCGTAAATCGCTCCTGCTGTCGCTCCTGCTGGCTTTCCTCACCGCCGCCATTCTCGCGCCGGGTCTGAGTGGCGGGTTCCTGCTCGACGATTTCCCGAACATCGTCACCAACACCCGCGTGCATGCGCAGTCCCTCAACTGGGACTCGCTGGTGAAGGCGGCGTCGGCCTATCAGGCCGGCAGCTACGGCCGCCCTCTCGCCACCATCAGCTTCGCCATCGACTACAGCATCGGCGGCAAGGACCCCTGGGTCTTCAAGCTGAGCAGCCTGCTGGTACACGTAATCAACGCGCTGCTGGTGTTCTGGCTGGTGCGCAGGTTGTTCTCGCTCGATTCCGACGGAAAGCAGCGTGGCATCGCCGCGGCGTTCGCCGTGTCGCTGATCTGGGCCATCCACCCCATCCAGGTGTCGTCGGCGCTGTACGTCGTGCAGCGGATGGAAACCCTGTCGCTGACGTTCGTGCTGCTTGCGCTGCTGGCCTACCTTCGCGGGCGCGTGCTGCAGCAAAGCGGCGATCGGCGCGGCTGGCTGTGGCTGGGCGGCTCGGCACTGCTCGCAGGCGTTGGCATGCTGGGCAAGGAAACGGCTGCGCTGTTTCCCCTCTACACACTGGCACTGGAATTGACGGTGCTCGGTTTCAGGGCCGGCAATCCGCTCACGACGCGCACGCTCAAGTGGGCGTATGCGCTCGGCCTGGGCGCGGCGCTGCTGGTTTTCGTGTTCGCGGTGCTTCCGCCGTACCTGGCGCCGCATGCGTTCGATGGCCGCGACTTCACCCTCTACGAGCGCCTGCTCACGCAATGCCGCGTGCTGTGCCTGTACCTGGGCCAGATCCTGCTGCCGCTGCCGTCGAGCCTGACCTTCTATTACGACAACTACGCCAAGTCCACGGGCTGGCTGAGCCCGCCGACCACGCTGCTGTGCGCGCTGCTGCTTGTCGCCCTGCTGGCCGGCGCATGGCGCCTGCGCCGGACCATGCCGTACCTCGCGCTGGGCATCCTGTGGTTCTTCGCTGGCCACGCCCTGACCAGCAACGTGTTCAACCTGGAACTGGTGTTCGAGCACCGCAACTACTTCGCGCTGCTGGGCGTGCTGCTGGCGCTCGCCGAGCTGGTGCGCCTGGTGCCCTCGCCCGACGGCCCGACGCTCAAGCGCACCGCCGTGGCCGCCGTCGTGGTCGGTTTCGGTTTCCTGGCGCTGCTGCGCGCTTCGACGTGGGGCAACCAGCTTCACCTGGCCATGGATCTGGTTGCGAAAAACCCCGCCTCCACGCGCGCCAGCAGCGATCTGGCCACGCTGTACATCGCCCTGTCGGGCAGCGATCCCAATTCGCCCTTCTTCGACATGGGACGCCAGGAGTTCGAACGCGGCTCGCGTCTTCCCAACGCCTCGCCGCTTCCGGAACAGGGCCTGATCCTGATGGCGGCCACCACTGGCCAGCCGGTCGATCCGGCATGGTGGGACCGCATCATCCACAAGGTGCGCACGCGTCCTGTCGGCACGCAGGAAATCATGGCCGTCGCCGGCCTCATGCAGCAGCGCTATCGCGGCATCGAGCTGGACGACCGACGCCTGTCGGAACTCTACGGAACGTTGCTCGACCGCGCGCCCATGCCCGCCTCCATGTACGCGCAGTACGGCGATTTCGCGCTGAAGTACCTGAAGGACGAAGCGCTCGCCGACCGGATGTTCGTCGCGGCCATCGAACGCAATCCCAAGGACGACGCCTACGCGCAGCAGGTGCTCGGGACGCTGGTGGAAGATGGCCACGTCCGCCAGGCGAAGGCCGTGATGGAACGCGCCCACGCGATCGGGCTGATCCAGAACAAGGGCGGCTAG
- a CDS encoding pilin — protein sequence MRTEKGFTLIELMIVVAIIAILAAIAIPAYQDYTIRSQLTAGLSEITGGKSTFESQVVANSATTFNVQDIGLQSTTPRCAISMSPGATGYIRCTLKGHPLIAGKMIEIARNTTGLWACHVSSQIAQKHRPEGCT from the coding sequence ATGCGTACCGAGAAGGGATTCACGCTGATCGAATTGATGATCGTGGTGGCCATCATCGCGATACTGGCCGCTATTGCGATACCGGCCTACCAGGACTACACGATCCGCAGCCAGCTCACGGCCGGCCTGTCGGAGATCACCGGTGGCAAGTCCACCTTCGAATCACAGGTGGTGGCCAACAGCGCGACCACGTTCAACGTGCAGGACATCGGCCTGCAGTCGACCACCCCGCGTTGCGCCATCAGCATGTCCCCGGGCGCGACCGGGTACATCCGCTGCACGCTGAAGGGGCATCCGCTGATCGCAGGCAAGATGATCGAGATCGCCCGCAACACCACCGGCCTGTGGGCCTGCCATGTTTCCTCGCAGATCGCGCAGAAGCATCGCCCCGAGGGTTGCACCTGA
- a CDS encoding pilin, translating to MKKQQGFTLIELMIVVAIIAILAAIALPAYQDYVARSQVTAGLADIRGGVTAFEEIVNKGTPTTYGLPELGLQQTTTRCAVAMTPGAAGTITCTLKGNPKVANKVVTLTRSSTSGAWACTVTGSLDAKYLPSGCN from the coding sequence ATGAAGAAGCAGCAAGGCTTTACCCTCATCGAACTGATGATCGTCGTCGCGATCATCGCCATCCTGGCCGCCATCGCTCTGCCGGCCTACCAGGACTACGTGGCCCGCTCGCAGGTCACCGCCGGCCTGGCCGACATCCGTGGCGGCGTGACGGCGTTCGAAGAAATCGTCAACAAGGGCACGCCGACGACCTACGGTCTGCCGGAGCTGGGCCTGCAGCAGACCACCACCCGTTGCGCCGTCGCGATGACCCCGGGCGCCGCAGGCACCATCACCTGCACCCTGAAGGGCAACCCGAAGGTCGCCAACAAGGTCGTGACCCTGACCCGCAGCTCGACCAGCGGCGCCTGGGCTTGCACCGTGACCGGCAGCCTCGACGCGAAGTACCTGCCGTCCGGCTGCAACTGA
- a CDS encoding spermine synthase, which produces MSMLRASRLSFVLLLLFVLSGIAGLIYQSIWSHYLGLVLGHAAYAQTLVLAIFMGGMALGAWLASRWSQRWRHLILAYALIELAIGVMGLVFHGLFVAYTDVSQQTVLPMFSSATMAHVYQWLTASILILPQCILLGATFPLLSAGLLRAQEEGVGEVLGGLYFSNSIGAAIGALLTTFLILPLVGMPGTILTAGALNIVVAAIAWGVWKTRGRDPVQARVATPQATTADESFPRLSKILLVSAFVTGATSFVYEIGWVRLLNQALGTTIHSFELMLAAFILGLAFGGLWVRKRSPRIRDVIAYAGGAQILMGVSALLSIVAFSQSFQWVGWMMQALARTDGGYTLFNLGGAVVSLLVMFPAAFFAGMTLPLFTLALLNKGGGEQVIGRVYAANTLGAIVGVLLMMHVLTPVIGVRLSVMLAAIADAALGLYLIRAVSPARRTVGYVLGGAATAVALLVVTYGGRIDPLEQVSGVFRNGSTAAPAGMTVPYLRDGKTATVSVSAHSSGAALIATNGKPDASLMMDPRESPTPDEITMVMAGALPYIHHPNPRNIAVIGWGSGLTTHTLAGSPRVQSIETVEIEPAMYEGARLFHPRVSRAYDDPRSHVRFDDARTYFSTGNRHYDVIVSEPSNPWVSGVASLFTQEFYGFIRRHLQDDGILVQWLYTYELNDQLLSTMVAALIGEFPNTEVYVTNTNDLIFVAHKGKAAKPDWSAIRQEPLASELKRVGLASETDFAIRRVGGPRVLQAFVRNQGATPYSDFYPTVALNAPRSRFKRELADTLVGLVDNGMPVLDILDGRQVHVPLHALDADTSRFSTGIRTAAAMRHALIGRDASQLAEVPELASRVGALQEASARVITPEQVTYWSDLASRLADSSLGLLPPAEQEGLWIHPAWIDVPKQPELVQALLQVYAAAASRDVAAMNRDAVALLRRSDVSQLSPHAREHVLVIAQLGAIGTGSQTQVSANERDFGRDLQPSAALGPVRSYLLAWADEPAKNAAAGGR; this is translated from the coding sequence ATGTCGATGTTGAGGGCTTCACGGCTTTCGTTCGTGTTGTTGCTGCTGTTCGTGTTGTCGGGCATCGCGGGCCTGATCTACCAGTCCATCTGGTCCCACTACCTGGGACTGGTCCTGGGGCACGCCGCCTACGCGCAGACGCTGGTGCTTGCGATCTTCATGGGCGGCATGGCGCTGGGGGCGTGGCTGGCCAGCCGCTGGAGCCAACGCTGGCGGCATCTGATCCTCGCGTACGCGCTGATCGAACTGGCCATCGGCGTGATGGGGCTGGTGTTCCATGGCCTGTTCGTCGCCTACACCGACGTCTCGCAGCAGACGGTGTTGCCGATGTTCTCCAGTGCGACGATGGCGCACGTCTACCAGTGGCTGACGGCATCGATCCTCATCCTGCCCCAGTGCATCCTGCTCGGCGCCACGTTCCCGCTGCTCAGCGCAGGCCTGCTGCGCGCGCAGGAAGAAGGCGTCGGCGAAGTGCTGGGCGGCCTGTACTTCAGCAACAGCATCGGTGCGGCGATCGGCGCGCTGCTGACGACGTTCCTGATCCTGCCGCTGGTCGGCATGCCCGGCACGATCCTGACCGCAGGCGCGCTGAACATCGTGGTGGCCGCGATCGCGTGGGGCGTCTGGAAAACGCGCGGGCGTGACCCGGTCCAGGCCCGCGTCGCGACACCGCAGGCCACGACGGCCGATGAGTCGTTCCCGCGTCTGTCGAAGATCCTGCTGGTATCGGCCTTCGTCACCGGTGCGACCTCGTTCGTGTACGAGATCGGCTGGGTGCGTCTGCTCAACCAGGCGCTGGGAACGACGATCCATTCCTTCGAACTGATGCTGGCCGCCTTCATCCTGGGCCTGGCGTTCGGTGGGCTGTGGGTGCGCAAGCGTTCGCCGCGCATCCGGGACGTGATCGCGTATGCGGGCGGCGCGCAGATCCTGATGGGCGTTTCGGCGCTGCTGTCGATCGTGGCGTTCTCGCAGTCGTTCCAGTGGGTCGGCTGGATGATGCAGGCGCTCGCGCGCACCGACGGCGGCTACACGCTGTTCAACCTCGGCGGCGCGGTGGTTTCGTTGCTGGTGATGTTCCCGGCCGCGTTCTTCGCCGGCATGACGCTGCCGCTGTTCACGCTGGCGCTGTTGAACAAGGGCGGTGGGGAGCAGGTCATCGGTCGCGTCTACGCGGCGAACACGCTGGGCGCCATCGTCGGCGTGCTGCTGATGATGCACGTGCTCACGCCGGTGATCGGCGTGCGCCTGAGCGTGATGCTGGCGGCGATCGCCGACGCGGCGCTGGGCCTGTACCTGATCCGTGCGGTGAGTCCGGCGCGGCGCACCGTGGGCTATGTGCTGGGCGGTGCCGCGACCGCGGTGGCCCTGCTCGTGGTCACCTACGGTGGACGCATCGATCCGCTCGAGCAGGTGTCGGGCGTGTTCCGCAACGGAAGCACCGCTGCGCCGGCGGGCATGACGGTTCCGTACCTGCGCGACGGCAAGACCGCCACGGTCTCGGTCTCGGCGCACAGCAGCGGCGCCGCGCTCATCGCCACCAACGGCAAGCCCGACGCGTCGCTGATGATGGATCCGCGCGAATCGCCAACGCCCGACGAGATCACCATGGTGATGGCCGGCGCGTTGCCGTACATCCACCATCCCAACCCGCGGAACATCGCGGTGATCGGCTGGGGTTCTGGCCTGACGACGCACACGCTCGCCGGCAGTCCGCGCGTGCAGTCCATCGAAACGGTCGAGATCGAGCCGGCCATGTACGAGGGTGCCCGACTGTTCCACCCTCGCGTGTCGCGTGCGTATGACGATCCGCGCTCGCACGTGCGGTTCGATGATGCGCGAACCTACTTCTCCACCGGCAATCGCCATTACGACGTGATCGTGTCGGAGCCGTCCAACCCGTGGGTGAGCGGCGTCGCCAGCCTGTTCACGCAGGAGTTCTACGGCTTCATCAGGCGGCATCTGCAAGACGACGGCATCCTCGTCCAGTGGCTGTACACCTACGAACTCAACGATCAGCTGCTGTCCACCATGGTGGCGGCGTTGATCGGTGAATTCCCGAACACCGAGGTGTACGTCACCAACACGAACGATCTGATCTTCGTCGCGCACAAGGGCAAGGCAGCCAAACCCGACTGGTCGGCGATCCGGCAGGAACCGCTCGCGTCGGAGCTGAAGCGCGTGGGTCTGGCGAGCGAAACGGATTTCGCCATCCGCCGGGTGGGTGGGCCGCGCGTCCTGCAGGCGTTCGTCCGCAATCAGGGCGCGACGCCGTACTCGGATTTCTACCCCACGGTGGCGTTGAACGCGCCGCGCAGCCGCTTCAAGCGGGAGCTGGCCGACACGCTGGTCGGTCTGGTGGACAACGGCATGCCGGTGCTCGACATCCTCGACGGTCGGCAGGTGCACGTGCCACTGCATGCGCTGGATGCGGACACGTCCCGCTTCTCGACGGGCATCCGCACGGCGGCGGCGATGCGCCACGCGCTGATCGGTCGCGATGCGAGCCAGCTGGCGGAAGTGCCCGAGCTGGCCAGTCGCGTCGGGGCATTGCAGGAAGCGTCCGCGCGCGTGATCACACCGGAGCAGGTGACCTATTGGTCTGACCTGGCCTCCAGACTGGCGGACAGCAGCCTTGGCCTGTTGCCCCCGGCGGAACAGGAAGGCCTGTGGATCCATCCGGCGTGGATCGATGTGCCGAAGCAGCCGGAACTGGTGCAGGCGCTGCTGCAGGTCTACGCCGCTGCCGCCTCGCGCGACGTGGCTGCGATGAACCGCGACGCCGTGGCGCTCCTCCGTCGATCCGACGTGTCCCAGCTGAGTCCCCACGCGCGCGAACACGTGCTGGTGATCGCACAGCTGGGCGCCATCGGCACGGGCTCGCAAACGCAGGTGTCGGCGAACGAGCGCGACTTCGGGCGCGATCTCCAACCCTCCGCCGCGCTGGGTCCCGTGCGCAGCTACCTACTCGCGTGGGCGGACGAACCCGCGAAGAACGCGGCTGCCGGCGGCCGCTGA